In Pieris rapae chromosome 10, ilPieRapa1.1, whole genome shotgun sequence, the genomic window GTCATCAGCAGTATATGTCACCGTTCGCGTAGATCCATCAGGCTCCACTAGTGAGTAGCTTCCTGCATAACCAAATCTCAATTCaactacttttattatttctgatATATAGATTGGGTGAAGTATTCGATTCGTTACCATGGAAAAAACAATCAAaccgctacaacctttttaggttagTGCCTCAAATTTTTGtgtgtctgtttcatgatcgtttGATTTGCCTCTTGtggctgacacacgccgtcaactttttggttCTTAGGCAAGCTGGTTttctcgcgatgttttccttaacgTTCGAGCgattgttaaatgtgcacatagacaTTCAGTTAATTGTGGCTAAGCCGGGGAttaaacctacgacctcaaggatgagagttgCTGAGAGGCACTAGTCAAACACTAAGAGAAAACCAGTATTAAACTGAAGTTTAGGATTTTAGCGTTTtctcaaatttattaaaaattaaatttagtatcttttaaatatcaaatagggtgacttaaaaaaactattacacACATTTGCTTTGTACAATATTACCTCTTACAACATCGCCATTTCTCTCTTCTTGTTGTGACTTAATATCGCCTGTGTGCGGATCCTTTACTCCATAGTTGAATGCGTATCTGGGATAAGTCTGTTGGAAAATTTCAAATGAATACAAACTTGATTAAATGACTAATTTATAACGTAAacactaaatattaatttttgctaCTATCATCTGAGCATTTACATGTAACTTGAATTGATGaagttagttttatttatttacctacaatctgaataattatatgtttatgtcAGAGTAGTCTAGCAACTTTGGccgtattttaacaaaataatcgatatcatatatatgtacaaataacaaaattgtttgGAGAATTTAGGGCTCGGCCTATAGTAACATTTAGACGAAGCTATGGAATTAACCAATTCAAGAACGGCTAGTCTCAGTAGGAAATGATCTAAAGTACGGAATTTACAATTGTCccataaaattgtaattttatttaaatacttacaatGGGTTGAACTGCGTGAATAGCTGTCTGGTAGACAGGGGCAAAGATAGGAACTGCTAGTACTGTACTCACACAGGCCAAAAGACCAGCCCGAAGCTAGAAAAATATAGTAGTTTGGCAGTTtttggtaatttaatttgaattatgacttaataattatgtcaatttgaggaaaaaaatgtttattaggCCTCAAACTTGGgacttaattattgtttttacgtaaccaatatcaaaataaacaaagtgttcttgattattatgtattatatcgTATAATGAATTAGTCAGTAGTTTGATTCCTGgcgaaaaattaatattttgtgcaATTAACTATGCAGCCGAGAATGCTAATCTtcagtaaacaaaaaaacttcaGTAAAACAATGAAACAGATGCATATACGCCTATTAATGTAGATAAGAATTACAgaaaaagagcagtgttgtcctagtggtttcagcgacTCCtttccctgaggtcgtagggtCGATcatcggctgtgcaccaatgcacTTTCATTTCATTCAACATTCGATcaaacagtgaaggaaaacatgagtatgtcaggcacagctCATCACCTACCTGAATTTAGATAGAaaaagattcagaaatctgaagtcCAGAACGAAAAAGATTGTAGCCcaactgatttatttacttataaaactatacgtattttttaattgacatagaattcaaaaaaaattggataACTGtggaaaaactattaataaatcaaagatAATGCTAATATAGATTCAAATTCCTAAATGTATGCAACTCACCAACATTGTGCCAAAACTAACACTCACGATAAGATCTGGCTTAGCCTAACTAGCTTCTCGAAATATCCTAGCTTTATAAAGCCCCTTCTTAGATACAGACATAGTATTGGTAGCAAAAACTGTTTCTAAAATTCCTTCGCTATGTTCGCTATTTGATACTTGAAGAAACTATTGATTTTGTGCATTAatcaaaatcttaaaaatttatttaaattatcaacagagattttttatcaaaaacgtTGTTGAGTGATTTTGTTGATTGATGTGGTATAACTTCTTGTAATTTACcctgaatattttgttttttagtttctttccTTACTGGGATTGCCTGCAAGAGAtatgtaagcgataaggccgccagttgcatccctaatatatatttacttgttTGACTTTcagtattacataatttaaatacttgaaTAATAGTAATACTCACggtagtatttttaatattgatgacATACCACGCGTGAGTCCCGACTTACaaacatgtaattttttttttaatgacataaGTTTCTGTGCCTATCAAAAATAGCCAGGAATCAAACCCATGCACTCAGATAAATGAGTAATACTTCAAAACTTACTTACTTGTTACAATTCGTCTTAACTCTGTGAATATACATAGATGGCAAATCTCCCTGCGGCAAAATCAGGGATTATGTGGTACTCAAAGCCAGACCTCCTAGGTAATGAAATATTCCCAGGTTTACAAAAATGCCCAACAGAACAAGAACCCCACAATCTTATCAATCAactttaagaataatatttcatttagcCTAGTTCAAACCagaacttatataaatattactagaTGGCATTCTTTAGAAAAactgcaatttatttattacgtatttgACACAATTATTACTGTATTGACATTTCTGACAgcagcaaattttaaatatttcccaTAATGAGGTACAAGGCAGACATGTTTCTGAGTCTTTTTTACTGGTAAGTACTACTTTCGGTGTTACCAGTTTTAGGTGtacttatacattataatatcatatttacatattcatgtacctttttattaattaaatttaaaggaaatcaAATTTGAAACGTCTTATTTCAACATGAcaactttaattttgtaatgatAATTGACTAGGAGTCAATTAGGAGTTAGAAGTgaaaatccaattattagatAAGATTTACATTGATTAGATAAGATTTATATTGGATAAGAAGTCGGACTGGAAGGCATAAACAGGCATATCGCAGCAATACGTGTGTTTACAAGGTGTTTACAaagtattactttaaatattacgcATCATCTCAGCAAAATGTCAGTGCTTAACCTAGTACATACatgaatattaatagaatCTTTATAGGACTTGCACCTACATAactggttttaattttttgtaataaaatacagtatttatgaGATAAGAAataaaggccgacaacgcactagCGAGCCCTGTAGGATTGATAGTGTTGTTgcgcggcggtatcacttaatatcagatgagcTTCCTGTCCGTTTACTCcctgatatataaaaataaataataaatataaagataaaataaagaataaatcaCGAAGGAGAATAGCAGATGTTCcaatccaaataaataaacttaagtgGAAATGGCACATTATTATCACAATTTCGcagaaatgaaattatatattatatttacttaatttttaggATGAAAATTCTTATCTAAATCTGGAATCAATTATAaaagtgttaaaaatataataacgttTATATTCACCTTTGCGCAAATGTACCTCAATAACAGGGCCTTAACCCAGTCCAGATATAAAGCTAACTATAATTTACGGCTGCATCtttataatatgattaaacgccgagtatataatataaacatccGTGCATCCCACAAGGAGAACTCAGAAAACAAAGCCACAAATTGTAAAGCCGCTGTGCCCTACGCATCACCAGAATGGAAAGtgcgttattatttattaccgtCTATTCTCTACCTTTAGTACAGATATAGACACCGCATTGATCAGACAGATAATATTGATTGATCGACTTAAATGCGAACCTACTGTGCCTTGCAAATGGATTTCGGTTGCTACGACAAGGATTCGGGCGAAGTGGAGTGCTACCTAgaaatacgtaaataaattttaaacgaaactaatcgtttattttcgatcgtattgtaattgatatttttagttgGATTCGATGTTTTTGGGTCGTGTAAACACGCGGTATTCTGACAGTGTCTGTATGTCAGTCTGTGATCGTTAGCCGAGTAAAACACTGTTATGAGTAATTAATCATTACGTTTAATTGATTGACGATGCGTGCGGAAGTTAGGTCAATGAATTCGAGGCGCGATGATTTGCCCAGCCGTGAGTAATTTAAAGGATTGAAATAAATTGGACTCATTTATCAGTTTAATGAtgattttggaaattttagATTGCGATACGGGCACATCATGCGCTTTCACAATACATATGCGTAAGTATTTAAATGCGGAGTTTTTTATTCAGTATAAATACAAAgcttttaagataattaagaCCAACTGCATATGTATTGCTGTACTTGAGAGTTAAATACAGAgagatttattagttttatctttTGAACGATGTCGATTTGCCTGCTTCTGCCCGCTGTTAATATATCAAAACCTAAATTATTACGCGTCGTAAGTctgatacaaataaattgattaatcataaatattgtCTACCGTTTTAAGggtataattttcttttagatCGGATTTTAATTCTTCTTAAAGTAACTATTTAAGagattattgtattaaattaaattcgtatatatatgattataaggtacaatatatctttaacataacttttaaaaaataatttatacacatAATTATGACGTATGATTTGTAGCCGATGCAGGGCTACCTGTCAACTATATTTGAGTTTGTTTGTTCTTACGTTGgtcatattatattgttatagatCTTGTTTCAGCAGCAAATCCAGAGGCAGCTGGGTGTGTGGAGAGATTCGCAACATTCATGTCACTGCTTTTGGTCATTATCACTTTCCCATTCTCActatttgaatgttttaagGTAAAGTTTATCGACACTTTTTTAAActgataaagttattttagttaaaaggtCTTTCCTCCAAGATTGATTGAGTTCCCTTTGAAGTAGAGACTCTTGCGCCGTGGGGTTCAAGTACAGagtaattaaagatttaagttcaCATCTGGTAGATGATACCGGTGactatcttatatattttttgtgcacaatttaatgattatgaaaaaaaacaaaaggccaataaaaaaagaaatacaaaagcTTTTTACACGTTTAGCTGCTACTAACCTTTTTAAGATTTGTAATATTGGGGAAAAAGTACACAATTTGTTTCAAACTACAGACATTGGTAATAAGAATGAAATACGATAAATCTTCACTTCccacttttaaataaacaaagccaTTTTGTTAGGTTGTTTAGTTCATTCAGCGACATCTTCATTTTTTCTTCGTTTCAAATAATAAGACTTCGACTTATACAATTCCTTATTAAAACCATCTGTGTAATATGCTTTAATGCAATACGCTTGCAGTACCTATATTTCCATTCttaattcattacattcaCCTGAATTTTCAGGTTGTGCAAGAATTCGAAAGAGCGGTAATTTTTCGACTGGGAAGACTAAGAAAAGGTGGCGCGAGAGGACCCGGGTTATTCTTTGTCTTACCGTGCATCGATACGTATAGAAAAGTGGACTTGAGAACTGTATCGTTTGATGTTCCACCGCAAgaggtatacatatatagatatatatattaaatagttattcactcgtttttatgaaaacaaatacataacatctaaatgtatcataaatctgtaatcataaaaactgttccaggcaaccctaacatataaatgatatttatgttttaagagtattatgtttattttcgtAAGCATCATTATGTTACTACAGATGAACCACTTATACAAATGCTCATACTATAAATAccaaaggcaagtaggtgatctaTGATGATCTAtgatatctatctatctaagtCTATGCCAAACTCACACCGTCGACATTTTGACTCTAattccggtttcctcacgatgtttacctTCACCATACGAGCTGTTGTTCAATGCGCACATATACAGAAAGTATATTGTGGCACAGCCGAACCTTAACCGACACTaaagatgagagtcgcacgccgaAACCAGCCAGCCTTctagtaatgtatataaattgcaATTATTAAACCACAAATGCGCTGGCGCATGCTAACTTTACTTGTAAACAGTTAACCCAAATGTTCGTTCCCGTTTAATTGACGTGGCTGTAAACCGTCAATCAAACTTTTACGACGAACAATTGTTCCGATGTAAACCAATTGTCTTAAGAAAATCTCGTAAAACAGCTATTTATAATGACAAGGTTAAACTAACGGAGTTTTTATAAGAATCATAGTATTGGATTTCTGAGCAGTGTTTTCCTAGTAGAGGAAGGGACAAATCGGCGACCATAATGTGCAATTGatatctaatatgtataaatgaatcaaaatgaaatttttttaagtgaaaatgaGACGAAAAACAAATGTGATAGATGTTACTTGGCTTCATAATGTGCTTAGAAAGAAGTGGCAATGGAAGGGGCATATAACAAGGTAAAAGGTAAAGACGAAATATGAAAGCGCCCCAAAGAAAGGTGGATAGAAGAAAATGAAGCGATATTTGGAAACAGCTGGCGGAGGCCTTTTTCCCCTGAAGGAGTTCCGATCTATCGTATTGAAAGAATCTGGGAAAGAAAAAcagtgtatataataaatctaagCAGTATATTCTACTTTTGTTatgattggaaattaaacggggtttaattttattatgtgagCATAGGCAACtcatgtaaaagaaaaaacaggAATCTCTCACAGCTTATGGCGGTTTATAGGGTCGGAACATGGCGCTGGCTTCGGAATATGTCAATTGGGAGTCTTACTTCTAGTCTCTCTCAGTAAAAACATTGAGAATCTTAgtaactgtaaaaaaattgacttcaaatttaaaaaaaacagtaagtacagataatttaatgaaaccgTTACAATTCGTAAGtgccaatataatattatcaagtTGCTCGAAGACTTTTTACAAAAGAAcccatttcataaaaaaaatattatttattatttaatttaaagctcacttgcgagccctctggccaTGTGAGTGTCCATTTGAGCAACCTGCTCGTTTCTATAGAAAAAACTTAGTCAAAATCTAGTCTTGACTAttgatttaatgtatattgtttGCCATTCtaaaatacgaaaata contains:
- the LOC110998107 gene encoding cuticle protein 8-like — protein: MLLRAGLLACVSTVLAVPIFAPVYQTAIHAVQPITYPRYAFNYGVKDPHTGDIKSQQEERNGDVVRGSYSLVEPDGSTRTVTYTADDHNGFNAVVRKTGHYTHPVRVHTSALAPAVPLIPSLPVPAFFG